A genomic segment from Bacillus cereus G9842 encodes:
- a CDS encoding polysaccharide deacetylase family protein — MKVRILAYICIFSLYVSLGSYSVFAQDNLHEEIQKHAKQYEIAPQNAMIDKIWKATPGYNGRQVDIEASYNNMKKLKEFDQKYLEFKEVSPSVHLEDLSPAPIYRGHPNKKMVGLTINVAWGNEYLPRILEILKKYDVKATFFLEGRWVKENLRFAKMIVDAKQEVGNHSYTHPNMKTLSSDEIRDQLQKTNRMIEVATNQKVRWFAPPSGSFRDEVVKIADDFQMGTIMWTVDTIDWQRPEPDVLLQRVMRKIHPGAIILMHPTSSTAEALDIMITKLKEQGYKVGNITELLDEKRVD; from the coding sequence ATGAAAGTTCGTATATTGGCATACATATGTATATTTTCTTTATATGTCAGTTTAGGCTCTTATTCTGTTTTTGCACAAGATAACTTGCATGAAGAAATTCAAAAGCATGCAAAACAGTATGAGATTGCACCTCAAAATGCGATGATTGATAAAATATGGAAGGCAACACCTGGATATAATGGAAGACAAGTGGATATTGAAGCATCGTATAATAATATGAAGAAGCTAAAGGAATTTGATCAAAAATATCTTGAATTCAAAGAAGTCTCACCGAGTGTTCATTTGGAAGATTTATCACCAGCTCCAATTTATAGAGGGCATCCAAATAAAAAGATGGTAGGATTAACAATAAATGTGGCATGGGGAAATGAGTATTTGCCTCGCATATTAGAAATCTTGAAAAAGTATGATGTGAAGGCCACTTTCTTTTTAGAAGGACGTTGGGTGAAAGAAAATTTGCGGTTTGCAAAAATGATTGTCGATGCAAAACAAGAAGTTGGAAATCACTCATACACACACCCTAATATGAAAACGTTATCCTCAGATGAAATACGAGATCAGTTACAAAAAACAAATCGAATGATAGAAGTAGCAACGAATCAAAAAGTAAGATGGTTTGCCCCGCCGAGTGGAAGCTTTCGAGATGAAGTCGTAAAGATTGCAGATGATTTTCAAATGGGAACGATTATGTGGACTGTAGATACGATTGATTGGCAGCGACCTGAGCCAGATGTACTATTGCAGAGAGTAATGAGAAAAATACATCCAGGTGCTATCATATTAATGCATCCTACTTCGTCTACAGCAGAGGCTTTAGATATAATGATTACAAAATTGAAGGAACAAGGATATAAAGTGGGGAATATAACTGAATTACTGGATGAAAAACGTGTGGATTAA
- the truB gene encoding tRNA pseudouridine(55) synthase TruB → MEGVVLLHKPKGMTSHDCVFKLRKVLREKRIGHTGTLDPDVTGVLPICVGRATKIAQFLTSETKTYEGEVTLGFSTTTEDASGEVVETKNIDRAITRKEIEKVLAELTGTIEQMPPMFSAVKVNGKKLYEYARAGQEVERPVRTITIHEFVLLDDREVFEGENISFRFRVTCSKGTYVRTLAVMIGEKLGFPSHMSHLVRTASGEFLLEDCISFEEIEENVQNGTVESIFISIDEALSKFPKMVVDEKQAEKIKNGMFLKNELEITAPFITVFDKNDRCLAIYEHHPKHPGMLKPMKVLVNNQELKL, encoded by the coding sequence ATGGAAGGTGTAGTATTATTACATAAGCCAAAAGGCATGACATCACATGATTGTGTATTTAAATTAAGAAAGGTATTGAGAGAAAAGAGAATTGGTCATACGGGAACATTAGACCCAGATGTAACAGGAGTATTACCAATTTGCGTCGGAAGAGCAACAAAAATTGCACAATTTTTAACAAGTGAAACGAAAACATATGAAGGTGAAGTAACATTAGGATTTTCAACGACAACTGAAGATGCTTCTGGTGAGGTTGTTGAAACGAAAAATATAGATCGTGCTATTACTCGTAAGGAAATAGAAAAAGTTCTTGCTGAATTAACAGGCACGATTGAACAAATGCCACCAATGTTCTCGGCTGTAAAAGTAAACGGGAAAAAATTATACGAATATGCAAGAGCAGGACAAGAGGTGGAACGTCCAGTTCGTACAATTACGATTCATGAGTTCGTATTACTTGATGATCGTGAAGTTTTTGAAGGAGAAAATATTTCATTCCGTTTCCGTGTAACGTGTAGTAAAGGAACATATGTAAGAACGTTAGCGGTAATGATTGGGGAGAAACTTGGTTTCCCATCACATATGTCTCACCTTGTAAGAACGGCATCTGGTGAATTTTTATTAGAAGATTGCATATCATTTGAAGAAATTGAAGAAAACGTGCAAAATGGAACAGTAGAGTCTATCTTCATTTCAATTGATGAAGCATTAAGTAAGTTTCCAAAAATGGTTGTAGATGAAAAGCAAGCAGAGAAAATTAAGAATGGTATGTTCTTAAAGAATGAATTAGAAATAACGGCACCATTTATTACAGTGTTTGATAAAAATGATCGTTGCTTAGCAATTTATGAACATCATCCGAAACATCCTGGCATGTTAAAGCCGATGAAAGTACTTGTGAATAATCAAGAACTAAAGCTATAA
- the rbfA gene encoding 30S ribosome-binding factor RbfA, translating into MKLRANRVGEQMKKELGDIISRKIKDPRIGFVTVTDVQVSGDLQIAKVYISVLGDEEQKENTLKGLAKAKGFIRSEIGQRIRLRKTPEITFEFDESIGYGHRIDTLLHEINKDGKREE; encoded by the coding sequence ATGAAATTACGTGCAAACCGTGTAGGCGAGCAAATGAAAAAAGAATTAGGCGACATCATTAGTCGTAAAATTAAAGACCCACGTATCGGATTTGTTACAGTAACAGATGTACAAGTGAGTGGTGATTTACAAATTGCCAAAGTATATATTTCTGTTTTAGGTGACGAAGAACAGAAAGAAAATACGTTAAAAGGTTTAGCGAAGGCAAAAGGCTTTATTCGTTCAGAAATTGGCCAACGTATTCGTCTTCGTAAAACACCGGAAATTACCTTTGAGTTTGATGAGTCTATCGGATATGGTCATCGAATTGATACACTTTTACATGAAATTAATAAAGACGGTAAACGTGAAGAATAA
- a CDS encoding DUF503 domain-containing protein, which produces MIVASLSFECMIYDVHSLKEKRAILQRVLTRVKQRYNVAVSEVGHQDVWQRTEIAIVSVSSNRVICEKEMNRVLEYIDSFPEIERTITQLEWY; this is translated from the coding sequence ATGATTGTCGCTTCACTCTCATTCGAGTGTATGATTTACGATGTACATTCTTTAAAAGAGAAACGGGCAATTTTGCAACGAGTGCTAACTCGTGTGAAACAGCGCTATAATGTAGCTGTTTCTGAAGTTGGGCATCAAGATGTATGGCAACGTACAGAAATTGCGATTGTTTCCGTATCCTCAAATCGTGTTATCTGTGAAAAAGAAATGAATCGTGTACTGGAGTACATCGATTCATTTCCTGAAATTGAACGTACGATAACACAATTGGAATGGTATTGA
- the ribF gene encoding bifunctional riboflavin kinase/FAD synthetase has product MKLIHLTHPHEQNKLELPPTVMALGFFDGIHLGHQCVIRTAKKIADDRGYKSAVMTFHPHPSVVLGKKDAHVEYITPMRDKEKIVESLGIDILYVIKFDESFAGLLPQQFVDDYIIGLNVKHVVAGFDYSYGRLGKGKMETLPFHARGEFTQTVIEKVEFQEEKVSSTALRKLIRNGEMEQIPSILGRAYTVAGTVIHGDKRGRQIGFPTANVGLSDEYLLPPVGVYAVRLKVHDEWYDGVCNIGYKPTFKEDERQLSIEVHLFEFNKDIYDQNVTVEWHMRIREEKKFNGIDELVEQIAKDKKTAQEYFASEKNILAFSNEK; this is encoded by the coding sequence GTGAAACTTATTCATTTAACTCATCCACATGAACAAAATAAATTAGAATTACCACCTACTGTAATGGCATTAGGATTTTTTGATGGCATTCATTTAGGACATCAATGTGTAATTCGAACTGCGAAAAAAATAGCGGACGACAGAGGATATAAAAGTGCAGTTATGACATTTCATCCCCACCCATCTGTTGTTTTAGGGAAAAAGGATGCGCATGTGGAGTATATTACACCAATGCGTGATAAAGAAAAAATAGTCGAAAGCTTAGGAATCGATATATTATATGTGATTAAATTTGATGAATCATTTGCAGGGTTATTACCGCAACAATTTGTAGATGATTATATTATTGGTTTAAATGTAAAGCATGTAGTAGCAGGGTTTGATTATTCATATGGACGTTTAGGAAAAGGAAAGATGGAGACTTTACCATTTCATGCAAGAGGGGAGTTTACACAGACTGTGATTGAAAAAGTTGAATTTCAAGAAGAGAAAGTAAGTTCTACAGCATTACGAAAGTTAATTCGAAATGGCGAAATGGAACAAATTCCATCTATTTTAGGTAGAGCCTATACTGTAGCGGGAACAGTTATACACGGCGACAAACGTGGACGCCAAATTGGTTTTCCAACAGCTAATGTAGGTTTAAGTGATGAGTATTTATTGCCACCTGTAGGTGTTTATGCAGTGAGATTAAAAGTTCACGATGAATGGTACGATGGTGTATGTAATATTGGATATAAACCGACTTTTAAAGAAGATGAGCGTCAATTATCAATTGAAGTGCACTTATTTGAATTTAACAAAGATATATACGACCAAAATGTTACAGTAGAGTGGCATATGCGTATAAGAGAAGAGAAGAAATTCAATGGCATTGATGAGTTAGTTGAACAAATCGCAAAAGATAAGAAAACAGCACAAGAATATTTTGCGAGCGAAAAGAATATACTTGCTTTTTCAAATGAAAAGTAG
- the pnp gene encoding polyribonucleotide nucleotidyltransferase: MSQEKQVFSIDLAGRQLTVETGQLAKQANGAVLVRYGDTAVLSTATASKEAKNVDFFPLTVNYEERLYAVGKIPGGFIKREGRPSEKAILASRLIDRPIRPLFADGFRNEVQVVSIVMSVDQDCSSEMAAMLGSSLALSISDIPFEGPIAGATVGRINGEFVINPTVEQQEQSDIHLVVAGTKDAINMVEAGADQVPEETMLEAIMFGHDEIKRLIAFQEEIVQAVGKEKSEVKLYEVDADLNQAVREMAEKDMHSAIQVHEKHAREDAINEVKKRVIEHYEAEEADADTLGQVNEILYKIVKEEVRRLITVEKIRPDGRKGDEIRPLASEVGILSRTHGSGLFTRGQTQALSICTLGALGDVQILDGLGVEESKRFMHHYNFPSFSVGETRPMRGPGRREIGHGALGERALEPVIPSEKDFPYTVRLVSEVLESNGSTSQASICGSTLAMMDAGVPLKAPVAGIAMGLVKSGEHYTILSDIQGMEDHLGDMDFKVAGTAQGVTALQMDIKIDGLSREILEEALQQAKIGRVHILNHMLSVIAEPRTELSAYAPKIITMTINPDKIRDVIGPSGKQINKIIEETGVKIDIEQDGTVFISSINQEMNDKAKKIIEDIVREVQVGEIYEGKVKRVEKFGAFVELFSGKDGLVHISELALERVGKVEDVVKIGDVITVKVIEIDKQGRVNLSRKVLLKEEQEKEAAKEEDKQEQQ, encoded by the coding sequence ATGAGTCAAGAAAAGCAAGTCTTCTCGATAGATTTAGCTGGTCGCCAGCTAACAGTTGAAACTGGTCAGCTTGCCAAACAAGCGAACGGAGCAGTATTAGTAAGATATGGCGATACAGCGGTTCTATCTACAGCAACTGCATCAAAAGAAGCTAAAAATGTAGATTTTTTCCCACTTACAGTAAACTATGAAGAGCGTTTATATGCAGTCGGAAAAATTCCTGGCGGTTTTATTAAGCGTGAAGGTCGTCCAAGTGAAAAAGCAATTTTGGCAAGTCGTTTAATCGACCGTCCAATTCGTCCGCTATTCGCAGATGGTTTCCGTAACGAAGTGCAAGTTGTCAGCATTGTAATGAGTGTTGATCAAGATTGTTCTTCTGAAATGGCAGCTATGCTTGGTTCTTCATTAGCGTTATCGATTTCAGATATTCCATTTGAAGGTCCAATCGCTGGTGCGACAGTTGGTCGTATTAATGGCGAATTCGTTATTAATCCAACAGTAGAACAGCAAGAACAAAGTGATATCCACTTAGTTGTAGCTGGTACGAAAGATGCGATTAACATGGTTGAAGCAGGAGCAGATCAAGTGCCTGAAGAAACAATGTTAGAAGCAATTATGTTTGGTCATGACGAAATTAAACGTTTAATTGCATTCCAAGAAGAGATTGTACAAGCTGTAGGTAAAGAGAAATCAGAAGTGAAACTTTATGAAGTTGACGCTGATCTTAATCAAGCTGTACGTGAAATGGCTGAGAAGGATATGCATTCTGCAATTCAAGTACATGAGAAACATGCACGTGAAGATGCAATTAACGAAGTGAAAAAGCGTGTAATTGAGCATTACGAAGCTGAAGAAGCTGACGCTGATACATTAGGACAAGTAAATGAGATTTTATATAAAATTGTAAAAGAAGAAGTACGTCGTCTTATTACAGTTGAAAAAATTCGCCCAGATGGCCGTAAAGGTGACGAAATCCGTCCTTTAGCATCAGAGGTTGGTATTTTATCTCGTACACACGGTTCTGGTTTATTCACACGTGGACAAACACAAGCATTAAGTATTTGTACATTAGGTGCATTAGGCGATGTGCAAATTTTAGATGGTCTTGGTGTAGAAGAATCAAAACGCTTTATGCACCATTACAATTTCCCATCATTTAGTGTTGGTGAAACAAGACCGATGCGTGGACCAGGTCGTCGTGAAATTGGTCACGGGGCACTAGGAGAGCGCGCACTTGAGCCTGTAATTCCATCTGAAAAAGATTTCCCATACACAGTACGCCTTGTATCTGAAGTATTAGAATCAAATGGTTCTACTTCACAAGCAAGTATTTGTGGTAGTACTTTAGCAATGATGGATGCGGGTGTTCCACTTAAAGCTCCAGTTGCAGGTATTGCAATGGGTCTGGTTAAATCTGGTGAGCATTACACAATTTTATCTGATATTCAAGGTATGGAAGATCATTTAGGTGATATGGACTTTAAAGTAGCAGGTACAGCACAAGGTGTAACTGCACTGCAAATGGACATTAAAATCGATGGTTTATCACGTGAGATTTTAGAAGAGGCATTACAACAAGCGAAAATTGGTCGTGTGCACATTCTAAATCATATGTTATCTGTTATTGCAGAGCCACGTACTGAATTATCAGCTTACGCTCCAAAGATTATTACAATGACAATTAACCCAGATAAAATCCGTGACGTTATTGGACCAAGCGGTAAACAAATCAATAAAATTATTGAAGAAACTGGTGTTAAAATTGACATCGAGCAAGATGGTACAGTATTCATTTCATCAATAAATCAAGAAATGAACGACAAAGCTAAGAAGATTATCGAAGATATCGTTCGCGAAGTACAAGTAGGTGAGATCTACGAAGGAAAAGTGAAACGTGTTGAGAAATTCGGTGCTTTCGTTGAATTATTCAGCGGTAAAGATGGATTAGTTCATATTTCTGAACTTGCACTTGAGCGTGTAGGTAAAGTAGAAGACGTTGTGAAAATCGGTGATGTAATTACAGTTAAAGTTATCGAGATTGACAAGCAAGGTCGCGTAAATCTATCTAGAAAAGTATTGCTAAAAGAAGAGCAAGAAAAAGAAGCTGCTAAAGAAGAAGACAAACAAGAGCAGCAATAA
- the rpsO gene encoding 30S ribosomal protein S15: protein MALTQERKNEIIAQFRTHETDTGSPEVQIAVLTEQINTLNEHLRTHKKDHHSRRGLLKMVGKRRNLLTYLRNSDITRYRELITKLGLRR from the coding sequence ATGGCTTTAACACAAGAGCGTAAAAACGAAATCATTGCACAATTTAGAACTCATGAGACTGATACTGGTTCTCCAGAGGTTCAAATTGCTGTCCTAACGGAGCAAATTAACACTCTAAACGAGCACTTACGTACTCACAAGAAAGATCATCATTCACGTCGTGGTCTATTAAAGATGGTTGGTAAACGTCGTAACTTACTAACTTACCTTCGTAATAGCGATATCACACGTTACCGTGAATTAATCACAAAGCTTGGCTTACGTCGATAG